One genomic region from Ralstonia pseudosolanacearum encodes:
- a CDS encoding IS630 family transposase, whose product MRLVERSRRRPPQVAAREHGRHGGRRCARRISDTGADRAARAGSSWATAAMSDRDTGRGAQARRLLFQAQPLLAQKKRCEEEFAVKADVLGKLQQAARDQAIRLLYLDEAGFAASPVVQRAWSPRGLPHCVEPHSHCRRSVLGAFDYGQNSLIHAAHAHSIKGPDVEQFLDALIRQDDSRPTIIVLDNAAIHHSISEETRDRWFREHKALLFFLPPYSPELNMIEIVWKHFKYHWRRFVNWTRDTIDAELAELLSGYGSKFQINFS is encoded by the coding sequence GTGCGGCTTGTTGAGCGGTCACGGCGGCGGCCGCCCCAGGTCGCTGCCCGAGAACATGGTCGCCACGGCGGTCGACGCTGCGCGCGCCGAATCTCTGACACTGGCGCAGATCGCGCAGCGCGTGCAGGAAGTTCATGGGCAACCGCTGCCATGTCAGATCGAGACACTGGGCGCGGCGCTCAAGCGCGAAGGCTTCTCTTTCAAGCGCAACCGCTACTCGCTCAAAAAAAACGGTGCGAAGAGGAGTTCGCTGTGAAAGCAGACGTGCTCGGCAAGCTCCAGCAGGCCGCGCGCGACCAGGCCATCCGGCTCCTCTATCTCGATGAGGCTGGCTTTGCAGCTTCGCCCGTTGTGCAGCGCGCATGGTCACCACGAGGGCTGCCCCATTGTGTTGAACCGCACAGCCACTGCCGACGTTCTGTGCTCGGTGCGTTCGACTACGGGCAGAACAGCCTGATTCACGCCGCGCATGCGCACAGCATCAAAGGCCCCGATGTCGAGCAGTTTCTCGATGCGCTGATTCGGCAAGACGACAGCCGACCCACCATCATCGTCCTCGACAACGCAGCCATTCATCACAGCATCAGCGAGGAAACCCGCGACCGCTGGTTCAGGGAACACAAAGCGCTCCTGTTCTTTCTGCCGCCCTACAGCCCCGAACTGAACATGATCGAGATCGTCTGGAAGCACTTCAAATATCACTGGCGTCGCTTCGTCAACTGGACACGCGACACCATCGACGCTGAACTAGCCGAACTCCTATCCGGCTACGGCTCCAAATTTCAAATCAATTTTTCGTGA
- a CDS encoding glycoside hydrolase family 5 protein, with the protein MPMVAASVVALMLAGCGGGDGDTSLSTASVSDTDTTTLKPAATASTSFVWLTVARDSAAFTVSGTRTVRYGAGSAWVQKSVSGTGQCTSAFFGKDPAAGVAKVCQLLQGTGTLLWRGVSLAGAEFGEGSLPGTYGTNYIYPSASSATYYKNKGMNLVRLPFRWERLQPTLNQALDANELSRLTGFVNAVTAAGQTVLLDPHNYARYYGNVIGSSAVPNSAYADFWRRVATQFKGNARVIFGLMNEPNSMPTEQWLSGANAALAAIRSANASNVVFVPGNAWTGAHSWNQNWYGTPNGTVMKGINDPGRNLVFEVHQYLDGDSSGQSANCVSATIGAERLQDFTNWLRSNGYRGFLGEFGAASNDTCNQAVGNMLTFVKNNADVWTGWAWWAGGPWWGGYMYSIEPSNGVDKPQMSVLAPYLK; encoded by the coding sequence ATGCCAATGGTCGCCGCGTCGGTGGTGGCCCTGATGCTCGCCGGCTGCGGCGGTGGTGACGGCGATACCAGCCTGAGCACCGCAAGCGTGTCCGACACCGACACCACGACCCTGAAGCCCGCCGCCACCGCGTCGACCTCGTTCGTGTGGCTCACCGTCGCCCGAGACAGTGCCGCGTTCACGGTGAGCGGCACGCGCACGGTGCGCTACGGCGCGGGCAGCGCGTGGGTGCAGAAGAGCGTGTCCGGCACAGGCCAGTGCACCAGCGCCTTCTTCGGCAAGGACCCGGCGGCCGGCGTCGCCAAGGTGTGCCAGTTGCTGCAGGGCACGGGCACCCTGCTGTGGCGCGGCGTCAGCCTGGCCGGCGCCGAGTTCGGGGAGGGCAGCCTGCCGGGCACCTACGGGACCAACTACATCTATCCGTCCGCCAGCAGCGCGACCTACTACAAGAACAAGGGCATGAACCTGGTGCGCCTGCCGTTCCGCTGGGAGCGGCTGCAGCCCACGCTCAACCAGGCGCTCGACGCGAACGAGCTGTCGCGCCTGACCGGGTTCGTCAACGCCGTGACGGCGGCCGGTCAGACGGTGCTGCTCGATCCGCACAACTATGCGCGCTACTACGGCAACGTGATCGGCTCGAGCGCGGTGCCCAACAGCGCGTACGCCGATTTCTGGCGGCGCGTGGCCACCCAGTTCAAGGGCAATGCCCGCGTCATTTTCGGGCTGATGAACGAGCCCAATTCGATGCCGACCGAGCAGTGGCTGTCCGGCGCCAACGCCGCGCTGGCGGCGATCCGCTCGGCCAATGCGAGCAACGTGGTGTTCGTGCCCGGCAACGCCTGGACGGGCGCGCACAGCTGGAACCAGAACTGGTACGGCACGCCGAACGGCACCGTCATGAAGGGCATCAATGACCCGGGCCGCAACCTCGTCTTCGAGGTGCACCAGTACCTGGACGGCGATTCGTCCGGCCAGTCGGCCAACTGCGTGAGCGCCACCATCGGCGCCGAGCGGCTGCAGGACTTCACCAACTGGCTGCGCAGCAACGGCTATCGCGGCTTCCTGGGCGAGTTCGGCGCGGCCTCCAACGACACCTGCAACCAGGCCGTCGGCAACATGCTCACCTTCGTGAAGAACAACGCCGATGTCTGGACCGGCTGGGCGTGGTGGGCGGGCGGTCCGTGGTGGGGCGGCTACATGTACTCGATCGAGCCGTCGAATGGAGTGGACAAGCCGCAGATGTCGGTGCTGGCGCCGTACCTGAAGTAA
- a CDS encoding 4'-phosphopantetheinyl transferase family protein: protein MLCVWTVRSHEYADAVPRFLAQLPASERQRAEAFHFERDRVSYVVSHYALRQVLAGHLGLDGFGHAFEVGPRGKPSLPRAFAASGLEFSLSHTHGLALIAVSRLGAVGVDVERVVDTVDVHGLAASVFAEPECRRLAGLDAAAARHGFFRLWVRKEAYVKALGIGLADGLREPVLDPAALDEDAADGGQVRHAGGSAWAEWPIAVPDGYCAALYLRLDPADSAVRVVPEIRAWQPAYRQDEAAPQQRAAP from the coding sequence ATGTTGTGTGTCTGGACGGTGCGCAGTCACGAATACGCCGATGCGGTACCGCGCTTTCTGGCGCAGTTGCCCGCCAGCGAGCGGCAGCGTGCCGAGGCGTTTCACTTCGAGCGGGACCGGGTGTCCTATGTCGTGAGCCATTACGCGCTCAGGCAGGTCCTGGCGGGCCATCTGGGGCTCGACGGCTTCGGGCACGCGTTCGAGGTCGGCCCGCGCGGCAAGCCGTCGCTGCCGCGCGCGTTCGCGGCCAGCGGCCTCGAGTTCAGCCTGTCCCACACCCACGGGCTGGCGCTGATCGCGGTCTCGCGCCTGGGCGCGGTGGGCGTCGATGTCGAGCGCGTGGTCGATACCGTCGATGTCCACGGGCTGGCCGCATCGGTGTTCGCCGAGCCGGAGTGCCGCCGCCTGGCCGGCCTCGACGCGGCTGCGGCGCGGCACGGCTTCTTCCGCCTGTGGGTCCGCAAGGAGGCCTACGTGAAGGCGCTCGGCATCGGGCTGGCCGATGGGCTCAGGGAGCCCGTGCTCGATCCGGCCGCATTGGATGAGGATGCGGCCGACGGCGGGCAGGTCCGGCACGCGGGCGGCAGCGCCTGGGCGGAATGGCCGATCGCCGTGCCGGATGGCTACTGCGCCGCGCTGTACCTGCGCCTGGACCCTGCGGACAGCGCCGTGCGCGTGGTGCCCGAGATCCGCGCCTGGCAACCCGCCTATCGCCAAGACGAGGCGGCACCTCAGCAGCGCGCCGCGCCCTGA
- a CDS encoding MATE family efflux transporter: protein MPGKPAARPTPARMTDGPIAGTLFALFLPILSGNLLQTLGCSVNAMWVGRMLGDTALAAAANGNAVIAFVVAMVMGIGTAASILIGQSLGAKDIARAKSVVGTGATCFVGLAVLIALAGAVLAGPIVAHLQTPPDVLPLAAAYLRVQFLAMPLQAAYIFLAILLRSTGDSKTPLRFQVVSVGLDITLNPLLIAGWGPLPALGIAGSATATLVAQGIGLAALARRLYRTRHLLCLHADEAHLLRPDRGILGALVAKGLPMGLHMAVVSMAAVMMMSLVNRFGAQLSAAYGACLQLWNYIQLPVLAMGMAVTPMAAQNLGARRLDRVGQITRTGIALNIAMAGGMVLVLQCLSRAVLGLFLPAQPETLQAAQHINAMVAWAFVPVGVTFVLGSVIRASGTAIPPLVILFLALWCIRQPAAVLLMDAWGADALWLSFGLGSVSSMLMSLAYYRWAGWRAAFMPTDAPAAEHTAEQPREDQGAARC, encoded by the coding sequence GTGCCGGGTAAGCCCGCCGCCCGCCCCACGCCGGCACGCATGACGGACGGCCCCATCGCCGGGACGCTGTTCGCCCTGTTCCTGCCGATCCTGTCCGGCAACCTGCTGCAGACGCTGGGCTGCTCGGTCAACGCGATGTGGGTCGGCCGCATGCTGGGCGATACGGCGCTGGCGGCCGCGGCCAATGGGAATGCCGTCATCGCGTTCGTCGTCGCGATGGTGATGGGCATCGGCACGGCGGCATCCATCCTGATCGGGCAGAGCCTCGGGGCGAAGGACATCGCCCGGGCCAAGTCTGTCGTCGGCACCGGCGCCACGTGCTTTGTCGGGCTGGCGGTGCTGATCGCGCTCGCCGGGGCGGTGCTGGCCGGGCCCATCGTGGCGCACCTGCAAACCCCGCCCGATGTGCTGCCGCTGGCCGCGGCCTACCTGCGTGTCCAGTTCCTGGCGATGCCGCTGCAGGCCGCCTACATCTTCCTGGCGATCCTGCTGCGCAGCACCGGCGACAGCAAGACGCCGCTGCGCTTCCAGGTCGTCAGCGTGGGGCTCGATATCACGCTCAACCCGCTGCTGATCGCGGGCTGGGGGCCGCTTCCCGCGCTCGGCATCGCGGGCTCCGCCACCGCCACCCTGGTGGCGCAGGGCATCGGCCTCGCGGCGCTGGCCCGGCGCCTCTACCGCACCCGGCACCTCCTCTGCCTGCACGCCGATGAAGCACATCTGCTGCGCCCCGACCGGGGCATCCTCGGGGCCCTGGTCGCCAAGGGCCTGCCGATGGGGCTCCACATGGCGGTGGTGTCGATGGCGGCGGTCATGATGATGTCGCTGGTCAACCGCTTCGGCGCCCAGCTGTCGGCGGCATATGGCGCCTGCCTGCAGTTGTGGAACTACATCCAGCTGCCGGTGCTGGCGATGGGCATGGCGGTCACGCCCATGGCGGCGCAGAACCTCGGCGCGCGCCGGCTGGACCGGGTCGGGCAGATCACCCGCACCGGCATCGCGCTCAACATCGCGATGGCCGGCGGCATGGTGCTGGTGCTGCAGTGCTTGAGCCGCGCGGTGCTCGGCCTGTTCCTACCGGCCCAGCCGGAGACCCTGCAGGCCGCGCAGCACATCAACGCGATGGTGGCGTGGGCCTTCGTTCCGGTTGGCGTCACGTTCGTGCTGGGGAGCGTCATCCGCGCGTCGGGCACGGCGATCCCGCCGCTGGTAATCCTGTTCCTCGCCCTGTGGTGCATCCGGCAGCCGGCCGCTGTGCTGCTGATGGACGCCTGGGGCGCGGATGCGCTGTGGCTGAGCTTCGGCCTGGGCTCGGTCTCGTCGATGCTGATGTCGCTGGCTTATTACCGCTGGGCCGGCTGGCGCGCGGCGTTCATGCCAACGGACGCGCCGGCGGCGGAACATACCGCCGAGCAGCCCCGGGAAGATCAGGGCGCGGCGCGCTGCTGA
- a CDS encoding MbtH family protein: MTTDTLEPVHACLVLTNAEEQYSLWPEGIEVPAGWSAVHRAESREAAIDYVEAHWTDMRPASLRT; this comes from the coding sequence ATGACAACAGACACCCTCGAACCGGTTCACGCCTGCCTCGTCCTCACCAACGCCGAGGAACAGTACTCGCTGTGGCCCGAGGGCATCGAGGTGCCGGCCGGCTGGTCGGCCGTGCACCGCGCCGAATCGCGCGAAGCGGCCATCGACTACGTGGAAGCGCACTGGACCGACATGCGGCCGGCGAGCCTGCGCACGTGA